Proteins encoded in a region of the Solanum dulcamara chromosome 9, daSolDulc1.2, whole genome shotgun sequence genome:
- the LOC129902770 gene encoding G-type lectin S-receptor-like serine/threonine-protein kinase At4g27290 isoform X1 — protein sequence MESSCFLLFLLAFCSSIHNSFSNTTRDLINTNQFIIDGETIVSSDGTFELGFFNPSGSSNRYIGIWYKRILPHVQTVVWVANRENPLTNTSSIQLKVTKPGILALFNDKNESIWSTITSRSVQNPVAVLLDSGNLVVKDANDNNPEDFLWQSFNFPTDTHLPDMKLGKNFKTGHEVYLSAWKTDNDPAPGEFTRNIDPTGYPQIFTKSDTDVLYRIGPWNGLRWSGAPTPLLTQSKLYTFQFIFNEEEVYYIFSLVNHSSVLSRIVMTSNGDIQRFMWVDQTKRWHSHYKLPADNCDTYSLCGEYGSCDIDNEPICGCLEKFVPKYPQQWEKGDWTRGCVRRTPLDCNREHVFIRYSGIKLPDTKHSRYDKTMTLEGCRQVCSTNCACTAYSSLDISNGDKGCLLWFGEVIDIRKLSDRGQDIYIKMDSSEQESEAGSKRKKAKILAVSFSLLMATILLILILLWYKWKKKKLKLKEDFELPLFPLSTITRATNNFSVNNKIGEGGFGPVYKGVLEEGQDIAVKRLSRTSMQGLAEYTNEVIYIAKLQHRNLVRLLGCCIQGEEKMLIYEYMANRSLDSYIFDQTKNKLLDWPKRYHIINGIARGLLYLHQDSRLRIIHRDLKASNVLLDIEMNPKISDFGMARCVAGNEMGSRTRNVVGTHGYMSPEYAVDGIFSVKSDVFSFGVLVLEIVSGKRNRGFVHQDHDLNLLGHAWKLYKDDRSLELVDEQLDDSCNISQVLRSIQVGLLCVQQHPNDRPSMFSVVHMLANESLLPKAKEPGFFTERNVYDDENSGGSQTRSSKNEFTITVLDPR from the exons ATGGAATCTAGTTGCTTCCTGCTTTTTCTGTTGGCTTTCTGCTCTTCTATACACAATAGTTTTTCTAATACAACAAGAGACTTGATCAATACAAATCAATTCATCATAGATGGTGAAACTATTGTTTCATCCGATGGAACCTTTGAGCTGGGATTCTTCAACCCCAGCGGTTCCTCAAATCGATATATTGGGATATGGTACAAGCGAATTCTTCCTCATGTCCAAACAGTTGTATGGGTTGCAAACAGAGAAAATCCACTCACCAATACATCTTCAATACAACTGAAGGTAACCAAGCCAGGAATACTTGCTCTTTTCAACGACAAGAATGAATCTATATGGTCCACTATTACCTCAAGATCAGTCCAAAATCCAGTTGCAGTGCTTTTAGATTCTGGTAATCTTGTTGTAAAAGATGCAAATGATAACAACCCAGAAGATTTCCTCTGGCAGAGCTTCAATTTTCCAACTGATACGCACTTGCCTGATATGAAGCTTGGCAAGAATTTTAAAACTGGACATGAGGTTTACCTTTCAGCATGGAAGACGGATAATGATCCAGCTCCAGGAGAATTCACTCGTAACATTGATCCTACAGGATATCCACAGATTTTCACCAAAAGTGACACAGATGTATTATATCGTATAGGACCATGGAATGGTTTGCGATGGAGTGGAGCACCCACACCACTACTAACACAAAGCAAACTATAtacatttcaatttattttcaatgaGGAGGAGGTTTACTATATTTTCTCTCTCGTTAATCACAGCTCAGTTTTATCAAGAATAGTCATGACTAGCAACGGTGATATACAACGCTTCATGTGGGTGGATCAGACAAAGAGATGGCATAGTCACTACAAGTTACCTGCGGATAATTGTGATACATATAGTTTGTGTGGTGAGTATGGGAGCTGTGACATAGATAATGAACCTATTTGTGGATGTTTGGAGAAGTTTGTACCTAAATATCCACAACAATGGGAGAAGGGAGATTGGACAAGAGGGTGTGTTCGGAGGACACCCTTAGATTGCAACAGGGAACATGTCTTTATAAGATATTCTGGAATCAAGCTGCCAGATACTAAGCACTCTCGGTACGATAAAACCATGACACTTGAAGGGTGTAGGCAAGTATGCTCCACGAACTGCGCCTGTACAGCTTATTCAAGTCTAGATATAAGCAATGGAGACAAAGGTTGCTTATTATGGTTTGGGGAAGTGATTGACATCAGAAAGTTGTCGGATAGAGGACAAGACATTTACATCAAGATGGATTCTTCAGAGCAAG AATCTGAGGCAGGttcaaaaagaaagaaggcAAAGATACTTGCAGTGAGTTTCTCATTGTTGATGGCAACGATTCTGCTAATCCTGATTTTGTTGTGGTACAAATGGAAAAAGAAGAAACTGAAACTCAAAGAAGATTTTGAGCTGCCACTGTTCCCATTGTCGACAATAACAAGAGCCACAAATAACTTTTCAGTCAACAACAAGATTGGAGAGGGTGGATTTGGACCTGTTTACAAG GGAGTGCTGGAGGAAGGACAAGATATTGCAGTGAAGCGACTGTCAAGGACTTCCATGCAAGGACTTGCTGAATACACGAACGAAGTTATCTATATTGCCAAGCTTCAGCACCGAAATCTTGTGAGACTTCTGGGCTGCTGCATCCAAGGGGAAGAAAAGATGTTGATCTATGAATACATGGCTAACAGAAGCCTGGATTCATACATATTTG ATCAAACAAAGAACAAATTACTTGATTGGCCAAAGCGTTACCACATCATCAACGGAATTGCTCGTGGCTTATTGTATCTCCATCAAGATTCTCGACTACGGATTATCCATAGAGACCTTAAAGCAAGCAATGTTTTGCTGGATATAGAAATGAATCCAAAGATATCAGACTTTGGAATGGCTAGATGTGTTGCAGGAAATGAGATGGGATCTAGAACACGCAATGTGGTTGGGACACA TGGTTACATGTCCCCAGAATATGCAGTAGATGGGATCTTCTCGGTAAAATCAGATGTGTTTAGCTTTGGCGTATTGGTGTTAGAGATTGTGAGTGGCAAGAGAAATAGAGGATTTGTTCATCAAGATCACGACCTTAACCTTCTCGGTCAT GCATGGAAGCTTTACAAAGATGATAGGTCCTTGGAACTGGTTGATGAACAGCTAGATGATTCTTGcaatatttctcaagttttaaGGTCAATCCAAGTGGGTTTATTATGCGTGCAACAACATCCAAATGATAGACCAAGCATGTTTTCAGTGGTTCATATGTTGGCTAATGAGAGTCTACTGCCAAAAGCAAAAGAACCGGGATTTTTCACAGAACGAAATGTATATGACGATGAAAACTCAGGAGGATCGCAGACAAGAAGTTCCAAAAATGAATTCACAATCACAGTGTTAGATCCTCGGTAG